In one Lycorma delicatula isolate Av1 chromosome 5, ASM4794821v1, whole genome shotgun sequence genomic region, the following are encoded:
- the LOC142325676 gene encoding putative tricarboxylate transport protein, mitochondrial, with amino-acid sequence MVDKEKNTVSNNSVNRPWMYNNLAAVGESGGTFKGILAGGIAGGAEILVSYPTEYIKTQLQLDEQPGKNKRYNGFMDVIKKTVKERGVFGLYRGVNIFLFFSVPKGAVRFGSFETLKSWTADERGNLNAKMRALCGLVAGVNEAIFVVTPMETMKVKYINDQRLEKPRYRGLIHSIATILKEDGFKGIYQGVTATILKEGSNQAIRFYLFETLKNKYRDGDPTVHVPKVLVSLFGIIAGVTSVFANNPVDVIKTRMQGLEASKYSSTWNCVQTVWKNEGLLAFYKGTTARLLRVTIELGFIFVAYDSVMDILTKILP; translated from the coding sequence ATGgttgacaaagaaaaaaatacagtatcaAACAATTCAGTTAACAGACCATGGATGTACAATAATTTAGCTGCCGTAGGAGAGAGCGGTGGAACATTTAAGGGAATTTTAGCCGGTGGAATAGCTGGTGGTGCTGAAATTCTTGTTTCATACCCGACAGAATACATAAAAACACAATTACAATTGGATGAACAACCCGGTAAAAATAAGAGATATAATGGTTTTatggatgtaattaaaaaaactgttaaagaaaGAGGTGTATTCGGGCTGTATCGaggtgtaaatatatttttatttttttcagtaccgAAAGGAGCTGTAAGATTTGGTTCGTTTGAAACTCTTAAATCGTGGACTGCGGATGAAAGGGggaatttaaatgcaaaaatgagAGCTTTATGCGGTCTTGTTGCCGGTGTAAATGAAGCGATATTTGTTGTAACGCCCATGGAAactatgaaagtaaaatatattaacgaTCAAAGACTTGAAAAACCAAGATATAGAGGTTTGATTCACAGTATCGCTACGATTTTAAAAGAAGATGGATTTAAAGGAATTTACCAGGGCGTTACTGCAACGATTTTAAAAGAAGGTAGTAATCAGGCTATTAGGTTTTACCTATTCGAAACCTTAAAGAATAAATACAGAGATGGTGATCCGACAGTTCATGTACCGAAAGTGCTCGTCTCTTTATTCGGTATTATCGCCGGTGTCACGTCAGTTTTCGCTAATAACCCGGTCGACGTTATTAAAACACGAATGCAAGGACTTGAAGCGAGTAAATATAGCAGTACATGGAACTGTGTACAAACTGTCTGGAAAAATGAAGGTTTATTGGCATTTTATAAAGGTACTACTGCTCGATTATTAAGAGTCACCATAGAACTTGGTTTTATTTTCGTGGCCTATGACAGCGTTATGGATATACTCACAAAAATATTACcgtaa